In Mercenaria mercenaria strain notata chromosome 13, MADL_Memer_1, whole genome shotgun sequence, a single window of DNA contains:
- the LOC123529269 gene encoding RNA-binding protein spenito-like encodes MKRSQSRDGSPISKRSRSGYPGLEHDNRRDRLTPEMDRRGGSRIKPYRDFDDEMDRPRAKYRDDRFEPDYLPPPIPRTENRNPEYRSLCVSGVSSKVPDRILKDQMYREFEKYGEMNVNITYNADQRVAYINFKYPEDARAAKHDKYGKLVVFDRPVRIESVYNKIRSSSPPPPSGGYHERNHFPGGRGYHHEPIGRGYPGPPGPPHPGLGRDFHGPPPPFRDFHGPPERPFHGPPREGGFVPKRAPGSEKFPHHLDHVAPEDDPNATRTLFIGNLDYNISEPEIRSIFEAFGPIDEIDIKRPQRGQGNAYAFLKYYNLDMAHRAKVEMSGKYIGRFQCKIGYGKINPSSCLWVGGLGPWVNHQTLESEFDRFGVIHRIEWPHGKNYAYVVYDNVDAAQAAINEMRGFCLGGKDKKIRVDFADPSHVGQNIADAPPPRKDYGQYDKPRYDGPPRENWPPRDSYGGGDRRRDDWDRHDEQGNGYRQPDGPRGDYDDYRHSPGQRRMSRSPGRSYDRDHYERDRRRDDYSPPRDNYRRRSRSPDDMLPLDNVVSLSDLAKRLPVAWNGALILKSSAFPARMHVVSGNVTIVDTLMRDPTSTETPALTIKQRLRLDPSKTDDVQKRVVQAGPRNHCVLIAFPSTLDNFDDPGRSIQQRPLKNLVSYLKQKEAAGVISLPPYPTKDKDNVGLLHAFPPCQFGYEYLLQRAPKLPADCMLDDYIVVVVVRGAA; translated from the coding sequence ATGAAGCGATCACAAAGCAGGGATGGTTCGCCTATTAGCAAACGATCCCGATCCGGTTATCCTGGTCTAGAGCATGATAACAGAAGGGACAGACTGACACCAGAAATGGATAGGCGTGGTGGCAGTCGAATAAAACCCTACCGAGATTTTGACGATGAGATGGATCGCCCGCGTGCTAAGTACAGGGACGATAGATTTGAACCCGATTATCTACCTCCCCCAATTCCAAGAACGGAGAACAGAAATCCAGAGTATAGATCATTGTGTGTAAGTGGTGTTTCAAGCAAGGTTCCTGATAGAATTCTAAAAGACCAAATGTATAGAGAATTTGAGAAGTATGGAGAAATGAATGTGAATATAACATATAATGCAGATCAAAGAGTTGCATACATAAATTTCAAATACCCCGAAGATGCTAGAGCAGCAAAGCATGACAAGTATGGAAAACTTGTGGTGTTTGACAGACCTGTGAGAATTGAATCGGTGTATAATAAAATACGGAGCTCTAGTCCTCCTCCCCCAAGTGGTGGATATCATGAACGAAATCATTTTCCAGGTGGTCGTGGTTACCATCATGAACCTATCGGCAGAGGATATCCAGGCCCTCCAGGTCCCCCACACCCAGGACTCGGTAGAGATTTCCATGGTCCTCCACCCCCCTTTCGTGACTTTCATGGACCTCCAGAGCGCCCCTTTCATGGCCCACCAAGAGAAGGAGGATTTGTGCCAAAACGAGCCCCAGGAAGTGAAAAGTTTCCTCATCATTTGGACCATGTTGCCCCTGAAGATGATCCAAACGCAACAAGAACATTGTTTATCGGAAATTTAGATTATAATATATCAGAGCCTGAAATTCGTAGTATTTTTGAAGCATTTGGGCCTATTGATGAAATTGACATCAAACGGCCGCAGAGAGGTCAAGGCAATGCTTatgcatttttgaaatattacaacctGGATATGGCTCACAGAGCAAAAGTTGAAATGTCTGGCAAATATATTGGCAGATTTCAGTGTAAAATTGGCTATGGAAAAATTAATCCATCAAGTTGTTTGTGGGTAGGTGGCTTAGGGCCGTGGGTGAATCATCAAACACTTGAAAGTGAATTTGACAGATTTGGTGTTATTCATAGAATAGAGTGGCCACATGGCAAAAACTATGCTTATGTTGTGTATGACAATGTTGATGCAGCTCAAGCAGCAATAAATGAAATGAGGGGTTTTTGTTTAGGTGGGAAAGATAAAAAGATACGTGTTGATTTTGCTGATCCAAGTCACGTTGGCCAAAACATTGCTGATGCACCACCACCTAGAAAAGACTATGGACAGTATGATAAACCAAGATATGATGGGCCACCAAGGGAAAACTGGCCACCAAGAGATTCTTATGGAGGTGGTGACAGAAGAAGAGATGATTGGGATCGCCATGATGAGCAAGGCAATGGATACAGACAACCAGATGGTCCAAGGGGTGACTACGATGACTACAGACATTCTCCAGGACAACGTAGGATGTCAAGGTCACCTGGAAGAAGTTATGATCGTGATCATTATGAGAGAGACCGTAGACGTGATGACTATTCACCACCAAGGGACAACTACCGCCGAAGGTCTAGATCACCTGACGATATGTTACCTCTTGATAATGTTGTATCGCTCTCAGATTTAGCTAAACGTCTTCCGGTGGCATGGAATGGTGCATTAATACTAAAATCAAGTGCATTTCCAGCAAGAATGCATGTTGTAAGTGGTAATGTGACCATTGTTGATACTCTTATGAGGGATCCAACCAGTACAGAAACACCAGCTTTAACCATAAAACAGCGGCTTCGGCTTGATCCTAGTAAAACTGATGATGTTCAGAAACGTGTTGTTCAGGCTGGTCCAAGAAATCATTGTGTTCTGATAGCATTTCCAAGTACCTTGGATAATTTCGATGACCCTGGAAGGAGCATTCAGCAGAGGCCGTTAAAGAATCTTGTGTCATACCTGAAACAAAAAGAAGCAGCAGGTGTCATCAGTTTACCACCTTACCCTACCAAGGATAAAGACAATGTTGGCTTGCTGCATGCCTTTCCGCCATGCCAATTTGGTTATGAATACCTACTTCAGAGAGCTCCAAAATTGCCAGCAGACTGCATGCTTGATGACTACATTGTTGTAGTAGTTGTCCGTGGTGCAGcttaa